From one Rhineura floridana isolate rRhiFlo1 chromosome 4, rRhiFlo1.hap2, whole genome shotgun sequence genomic stretch:
- the MAPRE3 gene encoding microtubule-associated protein RP/EB family member 3 isoform X1, which translates to MAVNVYSTSVTSENLSRHDMLAWVNDSLQLSYTKIEQLCSGAAYCQFMDMLFPGCIHLRKVKFQAKLEHEYIHNFKVLQAAFKKMGVDKIIPVERLVKGKFQDNFEFIQWFKKFFDANYDGKEYNPLLARQGQDVAPPPNPGDQIFNKPKKAIGTAVPQRTSPTGPKNLQNPTRMNVAPSNIVRKNPPSARNGGSEADAQILELNQQLMDLKLTVDGLEKERDFYFSKLRDIELICQEHESENSPIISGIIGILYATEEGFAPPEDDELDEQHPEDQDEY; encoded by the exons ATGGCGGTCAATGTGTATTCCACATCTGTGACTAGCGAGAATCTGAGTCGTCATGACATGCTAGCTTGGGTCAACGACTCCCTCCAGCTCAGCTACACCAAGATCGAGCAGCTGTGCTCAG GCGCTGCCTATTGCCAGTTCATGGACATGTTGTTCCCCGGCTGCATCCACTTGCGGAAGGTGAAGTTCCAGGCCAAGTTGGAACATGAGTACATCCACAACTTCAAGGTGCTACAGGCTGCCTTCAAGAAGATGGGCGTGGACAAG ATCATCCCAGTGGAGAGGTTGGTGAAGGGGAAGTTCCAGGACAACTTTGAGTTCATTCAGTGGTTTAAGAAATTCTTTGACGCGAACTACGATGGGAAAGAGTACAACCCGCTGCTGGCGAGGCAAGGCCAGGATGTGGCACCCCCACCAAACCCAGGTGATCAGATCTTCAACAAACCCAAGAAAGCCATTGGCACTGCAG TCCCACAGCGAACCTCCCCCACAGGCCCCAAGAACTTGCAGAATCCAACCCGAATGAATGTCGCTCCCAGCAATATTGTACGGAAAAATCCTCCTTCAGCCCGGAATGGGGGCAGTGAAGCTGATGCCCAGATCCTGGAGCTGAACCAGCAG TTGATGGACCTGAAGCTGACGGTGGATGGTCTAGAGAAGGAGCGTGACTTCTACTTCAGCAAACTGCGGGACATTGAGCTCATCTGCCAGGAGCACGAGAGTGAGAACAGCCCCATCATCTCAGGCATCATAGGCATCCTGTATGCCACAGAG GAAGGCTTTGCCCCACCAGAGGACGACGAGCTGGATGAGCAGCATCCGGAGGACCAGGACGAATACTAG
- the MAPRE3 gene encoding microtubule-associated protein RP/EB family member 3 isoform X2 produces MAVNVYSTSVTSENLSRHDMLAWVNDSLQLSYTKIEQLCSGAAYCQFMDMLFPGCIHLRKVKFQAKLEHEYIHNFKVLQAAFKKMGVDKIIPVERLVKGKFQDNFEFIQWFKKFFDANYDGKEYNPLLARQGQDVAPPPNPVPQRTSPTGPKNLQNPTRMNVAPSNIVRKNPPSARNGGSEADAQILELNQQLMDLKLTVDGLEKERDFYFSKLRDIELICQEHESENSPIISGIIGILYATEEGFAPPEDDELDEQHPEDQDEY; encoded by the exons ATGGCGGTCAATGTGTATTCCACATCTGTGACTAGCGAGAATCTGAGTCGTCATGACATGCTAGCTTGGGTCAACGACTCCCTCCAGCTCAGCTACACCAAGATCGAGCAGCTGTGCTCAG GCGCTGCCTATTGCCAGTTCATGGACATGTTGTTCCCCGGCTGCATCCACTTGCGGAAGGTGAAGTTCCAGGCCAAGTTGGAACATGAGTACATCCACAACTTCAAGGTGCTACAGGCTGCCTTCAAGAAGATGGGCGTGGACAAG ATCATCCCAGTGGAGAGGTTGGTGAAGGGGAAGTTCCAGGACAACTTTGAGTTCATTCAGTGGTTTAAGAAATTCTTTGACGCGAACTACGATGGGAAAGAGTACAACCCGCTGCTGGCGAGGCAAGGCCAGGATGTGGCACCCCCACCAAACCCAG TCCCACAGCGAACCTCCCCCACAGGCCCCAAGAACTTGCAGAATCCAACCCGAATGAATGTCGCTCCCAGCAATATTGTACGGAAAAATCCTCCTTCAGCCCGGAATGGGGGCAGTGAAGCTGATGCCCAGATCCTGGAGCTGAACCAGCAG TTGATGGACCTGAAGCTGACGGTGGATGGTCTAGAGAAGGAGCGTGACTTCTACTTCAGCAAACTGCGGGACATTGAGCTCATCTGCCAGGAGCACGAGAGTGAGAACAGCCCCATCATCTCAGGCATCATAGGCATCCTGTATGCCACAGAG GAAGGCTTTGCCCCACCAGAGGACGACGAGCTGGATGAGCAGCATCCGGAGGACCAGGACGAATACTAG